A region from the Triticum aestivum cultivar Chinese Spring chromosome 3D, IWGSC CS RefSeq v2.1, whole genome shotgun sequence genome encodes:
- the LOC123077964 gene encoding ERI1 exoribonuclease 2, whose protein sequence is MATIMAARGQGLEQDFDFFVVVDFEATCVKDARIFPQEIIEFPAVLVDGATGRIESAFRRYVRPKHHPVLTQFCRELTGIRQEDVDGGVDLGEALWLHGAWLKAATAGAGNKRSVRLAVVTWGDWDCRTMLEFECRFKGIEKPSYFDQWINLRVPFQAALGGGGRVNLQEAVRAAGLDWEGRLHCGLDDARNTARLLAELMRRGVKITITGSLAAPPPMQKQPARTSPCGGSPALASAPPPIQQQPARTGPFGGSFALVPAPIQQKQQPPQPYMISPCGGSSATCLCYCGLASRGDVMNGANLTNLSYRRNQITE, encoded by the coding sequence ATGGCGACGATCATGGCGGCGCGCGGGCAGGGACTGGAGCAAGATTTCGATTTCTTCGTGGTGGTCGACTTCGAGGCGACGTGCGTGAAAGACGCGCGGATCTTCCCGCAAGAAATCATCGAGTTCCCCGCGGTGCTCGTCGACGGTGCTACCGGCCGCATCGAGTCCGCCTTTCGCAGGTACGTTCGTCCCAAGCATCACCCTGTGCTGACCCAGTTTTGCAGGGAACTCACCGGCATCCGGCAGGAGGACGTCGACGGTGGAGTGGATCTCGGCGAGGCGCTCTGGCTGCACGGCGCTTGGTTGAAGGCAGCGACGGCGGGGGCAGGGAACAAGAGGAGCGTCCGCTTGGCCGTCGTGACCTGGGGCGACTGGGACTGCCGCACCATGCTCGAGTTCGAGTGCCGCTTCAAGGGCATCGAGAAGCCCTCCTACTTCGATCAGTGGATCAATCTGAGAGTCCCCTTCCAGGCGGCGCTCGGCGGCGGAGGGCGGGTCAACCTGCAGGAAGCGGTCCGGGCGGCGGGGCTGGACTGGGAGGGCCGCCTGCACTGCGGGCTGGACGACGCGCGCAACACCGCGCGGCTGCTTGCTGAGCTCATGCGGCGCGGGGTCAAGATCACCATCACCGGCTCGCTGGCGGCGCCGCCGCCGATGCAGAAGCAGCCGGCTCGCACAAGCCCTTGCGGTGGCTCACCGGCGCTGGCGTCGGCGCCGCCGCCGATCCAGCAGCAGCCGGCTCGCACAGGCCCTTTCGGTGGCTCGTTTGCGCTGGTGCCGGCGCCTATCCAGCAGAAGCAGCAGCCGCCGCAGCCTTACATGATCAGCCCCTGCGGTGGCTCCTCTGCGACGTGCTTGTGCTACTGCGGGCTGGCGAGCAGAGGAGACGTGATGAAcggggcaaatttgacaaatttgagctatagacgaaatcaaatcacagaatga